From Coffea arabica cultivar ET-39 chromosome 2e, Coffea Arabica ET-39 HiFi, whole genome shotgun sequence, the proteins below share one genomic window:
- the LOC140036604 gene encoding uncharacterized protein, with product MEKEAKKEAFRKYLDSSGVLDALTKVLVALYEQSDKPSSAMEFIQQKLGGPTVAEYEKLRAEISDLQIRFNELSAAHQDKCRELEELKNSHAEGTSKQMIEEGVSKEDT from the exons ATG GAAAAGGAAGCAAAGAAGGAAGCTTTCAGGAAGTATTTGGATTCCAGTGGAGTTCTTGATGCTCTGACCAAAG TTCTTGTCGCGCTATATGAACAGAGTGATAAACCTTCCTCAGCGATGGA GTTCATCCAACAGAAATTAGGTGGTCCAACTGTGGCCGAGTATGAAAAGCTACGAGCTGAAATATCTGATTTGCAGATAAGATTTAATGAGCTTTCGGCAGCACACCAAGATAAATGTAGGGAG CTGGAAGAATTGAAGAACTCACATGCAGAGGGCACTTCCAAACAGATGATTGAGGAGGGAGTTTCAAAAGAGGATACTTGA